In Hyphomicrobiales bacterium, a single window of DNA contains:
- a CDS encoding AI-2E family transporter codes for MSAAGDREQGINETRESSHLRHIRNALIGLLLIAITAAAVIGKEFLVPVAFAFFIALTFRPFIRRMSKRGMPAWVTTTGIALALAVLLLVIAAVFGSAMTDWINRWPEVQRTFLQRNASLLEWFKHILDVSQTIAAPATEGGTATTPEVVVRQPVLPTIANFIATYPVNVTITLSSALVIALFLMASGDLFYEKLIRVMPRLDDKKNALRIVFDVERDVSSYLLTITAINAGLGAIVGVSFWLIGMPMPHFWAFLVFALNFIPYLGPIAGVIISGFVSIMVFSNWGQAVLAPAVYMTIIGIETQIVTPAVLSRRMSINSVAILIALAFWGWAWGIAGIIMAVPFLVTLRVFCSHLPVLNPVGEFLSGQGDNANEASANANVAKNPS; via the coding sequence GTGAGCGCAGCAGGCGACCGGGAGCAAGGCATCAACGAGACGCGCGAGTCGTCTCATCTGCGGCATATCCGCAATGCGTTGATCGGCCTTCTGCTTATCGCAATCACCGCAGCGGCCGTGATCGGCAAGGAATTCCTTGTTCCCGTCGCTTTCGCCTTCTTTATTGCCCTGACGTTTCGCCCCTTCATCCGGCGGATGTCGAAGCGGGGCATGCCAGCCTGGGTCACCACTACCGGCATTGCGCTCGCGCTGGCAGTCTTGCTGCTGGTGATTGCTGCCGTGTTCGGCAGCGCCATGACGGACTGGATCAATCGCTGGCCCGAGGTTCAGCGCACCTTCCTGCAGCGCAATGCGTCGCTGCTGGAGTGGTTCAAACACATTCTCGACGTGTCGCAGACCATCGCGGCTCCGGCCACGGAGGGCGGCACTGCGACCACACCCGAAGTTGTGGTGCGGCAACCTGTGCTGCCCACCATCGCGAACTTCATCGCAACTTATCCCGTGAATGTCACCATCACGCTCAGCAGCGCGCTTGTCATTGCGCTGTTCCTGATGGCCTCGGGTGACCTGTTCTACGAAAAGCTGATCCGCGTCATGCCGCGCCTTGACGACAAGAAAAATGCTCTCCGCATCGTCTTCGACGTGGAGCGTGACGTCTCCAGCTATCTGCTGACGATTACCGCGATCAATGCCGGCCTGGGTGCCATCGTTGGGGTGAGCTTCTGGCTCATTGGCATGCCGATGCCGCACTTCTGGGCTTTCCTGGTGTTTGCGCTGAATTTCATTCCCTATCTCGGCCCCATTGCCGGCGTGATCATCTCCGGCTTTGTTTCCATCATGGTCTTTTCAAACTGGGGTCAGGCGGTCTTGGCGCCGGCCGTCTACATGACGATCATCGGCATCGAGACACAGATCGTCACACCTGCGGTTTTGAGCCGCCGCATGTCCATCAATTCCGTTGCCATTCTCATCGCGCTGGCGTTCTGGGGTTGGGCCTGGGGCATCGCCGGGATCATCATGGCGGTTCCCTTCCTCGTCACGTTGCGGGTGTTCTGCAGTCACCTGCCCGTGCTGAACCCTGTGGGTGAATTCCTTTCCGGCCAAGGAGATAACGCCAACGAAGCATCAGCAAATGCGAATGTGGCAAAAAACCCATCCTGA
- a CDS encoding phage holin family protein, which yields MPRLGRGAGSDGQPSLIGLATRLFEDGRSWAEAEASLTKAETGAIARRIITSVVMGVVALLVGFAAIVVLAQAAVRYLSQWPMEESLAGVIVGVVLLVVMALLGRWSILHVKPAKPVSAVYRWMFDSGKSGARP from the coding sequence ATGCCTAGACTGGGCCGGGGTGCGGGATCGGACGGTCAGCCCTCGCTGATCGGTCTGGCGACGCGCCTGTTTGAAGATGGCCGGTCCTGGGCCGAAGCAGAGGCTTCGTTGACCAAGGCGGAAACGGGAGCCATTGCCCGGCGCATCATCACGAGCGTTGTGATGGGCGTCGTGGCGCTGCTCGTCGGATTTGCGGCCATCGTCGTCCTGGCACAGGCGGCCGTAAGATACCTGTCGCAGTGGCCCATGGAAGAAAGTCTGGCGGGCGTCATTGTTGGCGTGGTGCTTTTGGTCGTCATGGCCCTGCTTGGCCGCTGGTCGATTTTGCACGTCAAGCCGGCCAAGCCTGTCAGTGCTGTCTACCGCTGGATGTTTGACAGCGGGAAATCAGGGGCACGTCCATGA
- a CDS encoding ABC transporter substrate-binding protein has protein sequence MKKKLFAVALFGAATMLSAPSFAEDVYFPIIAKGFSHQFWQAVKAGAESAAKANNVTITFEGPNTEAEIDKQTDILNAAIAKKPQGLGFAALDSKAQVPALQKAADAGIPIVAFDSGVDSDLPLTTCTTDNVNAAGAAADKMAEAIGGEGDIAAEIHDQTSATGIGRRDGFVNRIKEKYPKINIVDIKYANDALKAADDIKATLQAYPNLKGIFASNEGAAIGLAVAKKETGSKIVAIGYDSGKTQKDAINDGTLLGSITQNPVGIGECVVNSLAKALKGEKLEKIMDTGFYWYDKSNMNDPKIAAVLYD, from the coding sequence ATGAAGAAGAAACTGTTCGCAGTGGCCCTGTTCGGCGCTGCCACGATGCTCTCGGCACCGAGCTTTGCCGAAGACGTCTATTTCCCGATCATTGCCAAGGGCTTCAGCCACCAGTTCTGGCAGGCTGTGAAGGCCGGCGCTGAATCGGCTGCCAAGGCCAACAACGTGACGATCACCTTCGAAGGCCCGAACACGGAAGCCGAAATCGACAAGCAGACCGACATCCTGAACGCCGCCATCGCCAAGAAGCCCCAGGGCCTCGGCTTTGCCGCTCTCGACTCCAAGGCCCAGGTTCCGGCCCTCCAGAAGGCCGCTGATGCCGGCATTCCGATCGTTGCCTTCGACTCGGGCGTGGACAGCGACCTGCCGCTCACGACCTGCACGACCGACAACGTGAACGCCGCTGGCGCCGCCGCCGACAAGATGGCTGAAGCCATCGGTGGCGAAGGCGACATCGCAGCCGAAATCCACGACCAGACCTCTGCCACGGGCATTGGCCGCCGTGACGGCTTCGTGAACCGCATCAAGGAAAAGTATCCGAAGATCAACATCGTCGACATCAAGTATGCCAACGACGCGCTGAAGGCCGCCGATGACATCAAGGCGACGCTGCAGGCCTATCCGAACCTGAAGGGCATCTTCGCCTCGAACGAAGGCGCTGCCATCGGCCTCGCCGTTGCCAAGAAGGAAACGGGCTCGAAGATCGTCGCCATCGGCTACGACTCCGGCAAGACGCAGAAGGATGCCATCAACGACGGCACGCTGCTCGGCTCGATCACGCAGAACCCCGTCGGCATCGGCGAATGCGTGGTGAACTCGCTGGCCAAGGCCCTCAAAGGCGAGAAGCTCGAGAAGATCATGGATACGGGCTTCTACTGGTACGACAAGTCCAACATGAACGACCCGAAGATCGCTGCCGTTCTTTACGATTGA
- a CDS encoding ABC transporter permease gives MTDTALNAAETEKTGFFTIATMQKAVAFVVLVALLLFFSIFAPNFAAWNNMVNIMQATAVNGVLGVAVTLVIISGGIDLAVGTMMTLTAVMAGLVLTNAGMPLPLGIAGALASGAVMGGFSGSIIAKLKIPPFIATLGMMQIARGLALVFSGAKPIYFNDTPSYQYISPESSVTLLIPGLEIPNGVFVMFGVAIVASIVLTRSLLGRYIFALGSNEEAARLSGVNVDFWKIITYGMSGMICGVAGLLVSSRLNSAQPALGLGYELDAIAAAVIGGTSLAGGRGTVLGTIIGAFIMSVLTNGLRVMGVQEEWKIVVTGVIIIIAVYVDIALRKKM, from the coding sequence ATGACCGACACCGCCCTGAACGCTGCCGAAACGGAAAAGACCGGCTTCTTCACCATCGCCACCATGCAGAAGGCGGTGGCGTTCGTCGTGCTGGTGGCCTTGTTGCTGTTCTTCAGCATCTTTGCGCCGAACTTCGCGGCCTGGAACAACATGGTCAATATCATGCAGGCCACCGCCGTGAACGGCGTGCTGGGCGTTGCGGTGACACTCGTCATCATTTCGGGCGGCATCGACCTCGCCGTTGGCACCATGATGACGCTGACGGCGGTGATGGCAGGCCTTGTGCTCACCAATGCCGGCATGCCGCTGCCGCTGGGCATTGCCGGTGCGCTGGCATCAGGTGCCGTCATGGGCGGATTTTCCGGCAGCATCATCGCCAAGCTGAAAATTCCGCCATTCATCGCAACGCTGGGCATGATGCAGATCGCCCGTGGCCTGGCGCTCGTCTTCTCGGGCGCAAAGCCCATCTATTTCAACGACACGCCGAGCTACCAGTACATTTCTCCCGAGAGCTCCGTCACCTTGCTCATTCCGGGCCTGGAAATTCCCAATGGCGTGTTTGTGATGTTCGGCGTGGCCATCGTGGCCTCGATCGTGCTCACCCGTTCGCTGCTGGGCCGCTACATCTTTGCGCTTGGCAGCAATGAGGAAGCGGCACGCCTGTCGGGCGTGAACGTGGATTTCTGGAAGATCATCACCTACGGCATGAGCGGCATGATCTGTGGCGTGGCGGGACTTCTCGTCTCCTCGCGCCTCAACTCAGCGCAGCCTGCCCTCGGTCTTGGCTATGAACTCGATGCCATCGCGGCAGCCGTCATTGGCGGCACTTCGCTTGCGGGCGGACGCGGTACCGTTCTGGGCACCATCATCGGCGCCTTCATCATGAGCGTTCTCACCAACGGCCTGCGCGTCATGGGCGTGCAGGAAGAGTGGAAAATCGTGGTGACGGGCGTCATCATCATCATTGCAGTGTATGTGGACATCGCACTGCGGAAAAAGATGTAG
- a CDS encoding sugar ABC transporter ATP-binding protein, with amino-acid sequence MKIVMRNIEKRFPGVHALRGVQFDLRAGEVHALMGENGAGKSTLMKILTGVYQPDDGEIMVDGKPVTIPGPKAAQDLGISIIHQELFLMSHLTAAQNIFIGREPRRGFGLFVDEATMNANAAALFKRMKININPREEVGHLTVARQQLVEIAKALSFNSRVLVMDEPTSALNETEVEHLFAIIKELKSQGVGIVYITHKMDEVKRIADRITVMRDGQYIGTLPAADTSMAKIISMMVGRELADASRAEGQGTDTEMLRVVGLNRGKAVKDINFTVRKGEILGFAGLMGAGRTEVARAIFGADPIDSGEIYVHGKRAAIKSPKDAVRLGLAYLSEDRKHFGLVTPMSVRDNVTMASWPRFTRGKVWMQDGALRRTSKQFVDLLRVKTPSVDQETRLLSGGNQQKVVIAKWLLRDCDILFFDEPTRGIDVGAKAEIYKLLQGLAEQGKSIVVISSEMPEILRLSHRVIVMCEGRITGELDGKTATQESIMTLAAQGWGKAA; translated from the coding sequence ATGAAGATCGTGATGCGCAATATCGAAAAGCGCTTTCCCGGTGTCCACGCCCTGCGCGGTGTGCAGTTCGATCTCCGTGCCGGTGAGGTTCATGCGCTCATGGGCGAAAACGGCGCAGGCAAGTCCACGCTGATGAAAATCCTGACGGGCGTGTATCAGCCCGACGACGGCGAAATCATGGTGGATGGCAAGCCTGTCACCATCCCCGGCCCCAAGGCGGCACAGGATCTCGGCATCAGCATCATCCACCAGGAACTCTTCCTGATGAGCCACCTGACGGCGGCGCAGAACATTTTCATTGGCCGCGAGCCGCGCCGGGGCTTCGGCCTGTTCGTCGACGAAGCGACGATGAACGCAAATGCGGCGGCGCTGTTCAAGCGCATGAAGATCAATATCAACCCGCGCGAAGAAGTGGGGCATCTCACCGTTGCGCGCCAGCAGCTGGTCGAGATCGCCAAGGCGCTGTCGTTCAATTCCCGCGTGCTCGTGATGGACGAACCGACCTCCGCGCTCAACGAAACGGAAGTCGAGCATCTCTTCGCTATCATCAAGGAACTGAAATCCCAGGGCGTGGGCATCGTCTACATCACCCACAAGATGGATGAAGTGAAGCGCATCGCCGACCGCATCACCGTGATGCGCGACGGCCAGTACATCGGCACGCTGCCGGCGGCAGATACGTCCATGGCCAAGATCATTTCCATGATGGTGGGGCGTGAACTGGCCGATGCCAGCCGCGCCGAAGGGCAGGGCACCGATACCGAAATGCTGCGGGTTGTCGGTCTCAACCGCGGCAAGGCCGTGAAAGATATCAATTTCACCGTGCGCAAGGGCGAAATCCTGGGCTTTGCCGGACTCATGGGCGCGGGCCGCACCGAGGTCGCGCGCGCCATTTTTGGTGCCGACCCGATCGACAGCGGCGAAATCTACGTGCACGGCAAGCGCGCGGCCATCAAGAGCCCCAAGGACGCAGTGAGACTGGGCCTCGCCTACCTCAGCGAAGACCGCAAGCATTTCGGACTGGTGACGCCCATGTCGGTGCGTGACAACGTCACGATGGCATCGTGGCCCCGCTTCACCCGCGGCAAAGTGTGGATGCAGGACGGGGCGCTGCGCCGCACCTCCAAGCAGTTCGTGGACCTGCTGAGAGTGAAGACACCCTCGGTGGACCAGGAGACACGTCTGCTTTCCGGTGGCAACCAGCAGAAGGTCGTCATCGCCAAGTGGCTGCTGCGTGACTGTGACATTCTCTTCTTCGATGAGCCGACGCGCGGCATCGACGTGGGTGCCAAGGCAGAAATCTACAAGCTGCTGCAGGGCCTCGCAGAGCAGGGTAAATCCATTGTGGTGATCTCATCCGAAATGCCGGAGATCCTGCGGCTGTCGCACCGCGTCATCGTCATGTGCGAAGGGCGCATCACCGGCGAACTGGACGGCAAGACCGCAACGCAAGAATCGATCATGACCCTCGCCGCGCAAGGCTGGGGCAAGGCCGCCTGA
- a CDS encoding 3-methyl-2-oxobutanoate hydroxymethyltransferase, protein MSRKTTVHDLLISKGRHKWVQVHVDSAAEAAAATEAGISILSCEPDHTLEGIRRAAPLAFISAGMPHGAVATGDEAIRYGFATLRRGADAIYCSQSPAIIEAMAREGIPVTGHVGLVPDLAAWTGFRAVGRTALEARKVMQKVKDIENAGAACVEVEVVPVELADHITRSTSMITMGMGCGSVCDTQYLFSCDILGTNTGHYPRHSRKYADLAAMEEAMQKERIRAFQSFVVDVGGGVYPQPGHEVHMDAIQLKQFRASAGIE, encoded by the coding sequence TTGTCCAGAAAAACAACCGTCCACGATCTCCTCATCTCCAAGGGCAGGCACAAGTGGGTGCAGGTCCATGTCGACAGTGCCGCGGAAGCGGCGGCCGCGACGGAAGCGGGCATCTCCATTCTGTCTTGCGAGCCGGACCATACGCTGGAAGGCATTCGCCGCGCCGCGCCCTTGGCGTTCATCTCCGCAGGTATGCCCCACGGCGCCGTGGCCACCGGCGATGAAGCCATCCGCTACGGCTTTGCCACGCTGCGGCGAGGGGCCGATGCGATCTATTGTTCGCAGTCCCCTGCCATCATCGAAGCCATGGCCCGCGAAGGCATTCCGGTGACGGGCCATGTCGGACTCGTTCCCGATCTTGCAGCATGGACAGGCTTTCGCGCCGTGGGCCGCACCGCCCTGGAAGCGCGCAAGGTGATGCAGAAAGTCAAGGACATCGAAAACGCCGGCGCGGCCTGTGTCGAAGTGGAAGTGGTGCCGGTTGAACTGGCCGATCACATCACAAGGTCAACCTCCATGATCACCATGGGGATGGGCTGCGGCAGCGTCTGCGACACGCAATACCTGTTCTCGTGTGACATCCTCGGAACGAACACGGGCCACTACCCGCGCCATTCCCGCAAATATGCCGACCTCGCCGCGATGGAGGAGGCCATGCAAAAGGAACGCATCCGCGCCTTCCAGAGCTTTGTGGTGGATGTCGGCGGCGGCGTCTATCCCCAGCCAGGCCATGAAGTGCATATGGACGCAATACAATTGAAACAGTTCCGCGCGTCAGCCGGAATCGAATGA
- a CDS encoding LacI family DNA-binding transcriptional regulator, with protein MKRVTVADIMEETGLSRATVDRVLNGRGRVHARTKHVVHETIQRLQSPAGTDRFAPSADMLLRVGRGMTRQMTAVWEARGVKGDIHDVYDATETDIIRTIRRLAEDPSRPLILTVKNSDGIVEALRQARRTGKRIITLVSDVSPDARDHFVGIDNRAAGQTAAYLIGGMLAGRQATVGVVVGDTAFRCHEDREIGFRTGLRAQFPLLTIAPEARGEDSADLTRRAVAHLLDEHPQLAAIYNVGGGNQGLAAALEAVGRAGNVAVVGHDVNFVTAPLLRGHVLNYVIASDPAHLLTTALGIATALPDTGDTALVDFGIYSRFNLPTFAQ; from the coding sequence ATGAAGCGTGTCACCGTCGCCGACATCATGGAGGAAACCGGCCTTTCCCGCGCCACGGTTGACCGCGTGCTCAATGGCCGTGGCCGTGTGCATGCCCGTACCAAACACGTTGTCCATGAGACGATCCAGCGGCTGCAAAGTCCCGCGGGCACAGACCGCTTCGCCCCATCGGCAGACATGCTGCTCCGTGTGGGCCGCGGCATGACCCGGCAGATGACGGCGGTGTGGGAGGCGCGCGGCGTGAAAGGCGATATCCACGATGTCTATGACGCCACGGAAACCGACATCATCCGCACCATCCGCCGTTTGGCGGAGGACCCGTCGCGGCCTCTCATCCTCACGGTGAAGAACAGCGATGGCATCGTCGAAGCGCTGCGTCAGGCGCGGAGGACCGGCAAACGGATCATCACCCTCGTCTCCGACGTTTCGCCCGATGCGCGCGACCACTTCGTGGGCATCGACAATCGCGCCGCCGGACAAACCGCCGCCTACCTGATCGGTGGCATGCTCGCAGGGCGGCAGGCAACGGTGGGTGTAGTGGTGGGCGACACAGCTTTCCGTTGCCACGAAGACCGCGAGATCGGTTTTCGAACGGGATTGCGCGCGCAGTTCCCGCTTCTCACCATTGCCCCCGAAGCACGCGGCGAAGACAGCGCCGACCTCACTCGCAGAGCCGTCGCGCACCTGCTGGACGAGCATCCGCAACTGGCGGCGATCTATAATGTCGGCGGTGGCAATCAGGGCTTGGCCGCAGCACTCGAAGCCGTGGGCCGCGCAGGCAATGTGGCTGTTGTCGGCCACGACGTCAACTTCGTCACCGCGCCCTTGCTGCGCGGGCACGTGCTGAACTATGTGATCGCCTCCGACCCGGCGCATCTGCTCACGACCGCACTGGGCATCGCCACGGCCCTTCCCGACACGGGCGACACCGCCCTTGTCGATTTCGGCATTTACAGCCGCTTCAACTTGCCCACATTTGCACAATGA
- a CDS encoding sterol desaturase family protein has product MDDLQFGTRDKRGNWSPKDPAEVAPIWEMPPKIGKILRWLPQYVFPYDILWVLSALAWWNWVLPDVDVMKTLAWGWILKLFIVNTIAVFAFFGIFEWRLYIKRAQATRFKYNARWPSEHPSDAFWFKSQNTDSILRIIFHALPIWTAIEVGMLYAFANGWVPWVSFAEHPLYLIALMLVMPIIHETHFFLIHRLIHTPFLYKHVHSVHHNSVNPSPFSSLSMHPVELLLYLGMALWHLVIPSNPILALYQLHRAAFGAIPGHIGFDKIETGDNKGMATHAYIHYLHHKYFEVNYGDGLVPFDRWFGTFHDGSKDGEARMNARFQKRKAKANSDQSAGV; this is encoded by the coding sequence ATGGATGATCTGCAGTTCGGAACCCGGGACAAGCGCGGCAACTGGTCGCCGAAGGACCCCGCCGAGGTGGCCCCCATCTGGGAGATGCCGCCGAAGATCGGCAAGATCCTGCGCTGGTTGCCGCAATACGTGTTTCCTTACGACATCCTCTGGGTGCTGTCGGCACTGGCGTGGTGGAACTGGGTCTTGCCCGACGTGGACGTGATGAAGACGCTGGCCTGGGGCTGGATCCTCAAGCTCTTCATCGTCAACACCATCGCCGTCTTCGCCTTCTTCGGCATTTTCGAATGGCGGCTCTACATCAAGCGGGCACAGGCCACGCGTTTCAAATACAACGCCCGCTGGCCCTCCGAACATCCGAGCGACGCCTTCTGGTTCAAGAGCCAGAACACCGACAGCATTCTCCGCATCATCTTCCATGCATTGCCGATCTGGACCGCAATTGAGGTGGGCATGCTCTACGCTTTCGCCAACGGATGGGTGCCCTGGGTGAGCTTTGCCGAGCACCCGCTCTACCTCATCGCCCTGATGCTGGTGATGCCGATCATCCATGAGACGCACTTCTTCCTCATTCACCGTCTCATCCACACGCCGTTCCTCTACAAGCATGTGCATTCGGTGCATCACAACTCGGTCAATCCCTCACCCTTCTCCTCGCTCTCGATGCATCCGGTGGAGTTGCTGCTCTATCTCGGCATGGCGTTGTGGCACCTGGTCATTCCCTCCAACCCGATTCTCGCGCTGTACCAGTTGCACCGCGCCGCCTTTGGCGCCATTCCGGGCCACATCGGGTTCGACAAGATCGAGACAGGTGACAACAAGGGCATGGCGACCCACGCCTATATTCACTACCTCCACCACAAATATTTTGAGGTGAACTATGGCGACGGACTCGTACCCTTCGACAGGTGGTTCGGCACATTCCATGACGGTTCCAAGGACGGCGAGGCGCGCATGAACGCCCGCTTCCAGAAACGCAAGGCCAAGGCCAACAGCGACCAGAGCGCGGGGGTGTGA
- a CDS encoding Rieske 2Fe-2S domain-containing protein, whose product MTQWITACALDSIEQEGVKRFDHGGKTYAVYRSASDEVFCSDGLCTHESVHLADGLVMDYEIECPKHSGAFDIRSGEAMRLPACKNLKMHEAKVEAGMVLLSIA is encoded by the coding sequence ATGACACAATGGATTACAGCCTGTGCACTCGACAGCATTGAACAGGAGGGCGTGAAGCGTTTCGATCACGGCGGGAAGACCTACGCGGTCTACCGTTCGGCCTCTGACGAAGTCTTCTGCTCGGATGGCCTCTGCACCCATGAATCCGTCCATCTCGCGGATGGCCTGGTGATGGACTACGAAATCGAATGTCCCAAGCATTCCGGCGCCTTCGACATCCGCTCGGGTGAGGCCATGCGCCTGCCCGCCTGCAAGAATCTCAAGATGCATGAGGCGAAGGTGGAAGCAGGCATGGTGTTGCTGAGCATCGCCTAG